From the Exiguobacterium aurantiacum genome, one window contains:
- a CDS encoding ABC transporter permease: MKKYFFIICGCLFFAVLYAMTSRADPFVTDVTNRLAEPSQQNLLGTDHLGRDIFSRLLLAGGITVGLSTAIVLVTATIGVILGTMSGFVYRRLEPIVTKVTDATIIFPDTVLAIVFAGVLGPSIQSLVLAISLIKWTSYTRLVHTLVLQESTKRHVLAARVNGLTKPKIALRHVLPAVCPHILVVMSLDLGKVILLISAFSFIGLGVQLPLPEWGGMISEGRHYLATNPMLVFWPALCIVLTIIGSTRLSAKLTRHFQI, from the coding sequence ATGAAAAAGTACTTTTTCATCATTTGCGGATGCTTATTTTTTGCCGTGCTGTATGCGATGACCTCGAGGGCTGACCCGTTCGTGACGGATGTGACGAATCGACTCGCCGAACCGTCGCAACAGAACCTACTCGGCACCGATCATTTAGGTCGAGACATTTTTTCGCGACTTCTTCTCGCAGGCGGGATCACGGTCGGATTGAGTACTGCCATTGTCCTCGTCACAGCGACGATTGGCGTTATATTAGGCACGATGAGCGGATTCGTCTATCGCAGATTGGAACCAATCGTCACAAAAGTGACAGATGCGACCATCATCTTTCCCGATACCGTACTCGCCATCGTGTTCGCCGGAGTCTTAGGTCCAAGCATTCAAAGCCTTGTGCTCGCCATCAGTTTGATTAAGTGGACGTCCTATACGAGGCTCGTGCATACGCTCGTCTTGCAAGAGAGCACGAAAAGACACGTTCTCGCTGCGCGCGTGAACGGTCTTACGAAACCGAAGATCGCCCTCCGGCACGTGCTGCCTGCCGTCTGTCCGCATATTCTCGTCGTCATGAGTCTCGACCTCGGAAAGGTCATCTTGCTCATCTCCGCCTTCTCTTTCATCGGATTGGGCGTCCAATTGCCTTTACCTGAGTGGGGCGGAATGATCAGTGAAGGACGGCATTATCTTGCAACGAACCCAATGCTCGTTTTTTGGCCGGCATTATGTATCGTGTTGACCATTATCGGGTCGACGAGACTCTCGGCAAAGTTGACACGTCATTTTCAAATTTAA
- a CDS encoding MATE family efflux transporter: MVSTKSFWLIAYPLVLAGFSTPLLGVVDTIVIANTGQLTAIGAVAIGAVVFNTLYWLFGFLKISTSGFTAQALGKNDSILVQMSLFRPLVIAFVVGISFLLLLIPIRETAIHLFVTDSSMADSVRTYITTRLYAAPFVLGTYVLLGWLIGHGSVRTALVIQVGGNLLNILLDVWFIHLFENPVAGIALATSLSEVMTFGLGWLFVQGRIMFSSQNARDLMNAGSYITYLTVNRDLFIRTIFLLLMTGWFTSLGARQGVETLSANSILFQLQYLIAYWFSGIGQASTVLTGRAIGQKSKDAYRLTVHIGFRFLIWSTIGITILLSAGQNGIIRIFTENATLRSTIESYYMWILIYPLVAGLAMLYEGIFAGIGDARPVRNSLIYAFTVFAIVIILLVPAIGNHGIWIAFLCFSLTRSISLVMSERRKRIHLFSSSRLS; encoded by the coding sequence ATGGTCTCAACTAAATCATTTTGGCTCATCGCTTATCCGCTCGTGCTCGCCGGTTTCTCGACCCCGTTGCTTGGTGTTGTCGATACAATCGTCATTGCGAACACGGGTCAATTGACCGCGATTGGTGCGGTCGCCATCGGCGCAGTCGTATTCAACACGCTCTATTGGCTATTCGGGTTTTTAAAAATCAGCACGAGTGGTTTCACGGCGCAAGCACTCGGGAAAAATGATTCGATACTCGTTCAGATGAGCTTGTTCCGTCCGCTCGTCATCGCGTTTGTCGTCGGAATCAGTTTTCTCTTGCTGCTCATCCCGATTCGTGAAACGGCAATCCATCTTTTTGTGACTGATTCGTCCATGGCCGACTCCGTTCGGACGTACATCACGACACGACTCTATGCCGCTCCATTCGTGCTTGGCACATACGTCCTCCTCGGCTGGCTGATTGGACATGGGAGCGTGCGGACCGCCTTGGTCATCCAAGTCGGGGGCAACCTCCTGAACATCCTCTTAGACGTATGGTTCATCCATCTGTTCGAGAACCCGGTTGCCGGGATTGCTCTTGCGACAAGTTTGTCAGAAGTGATGACGTTCGGATTGGGATGGCTGTTCGTACAAGGGCGCATCATGTTTTCTTCACAAAATGCGCGTGACTTGATGAACGCTGGCTCTTACATCACCTATTTGACCGTCAACCGTGACTTGTTCATCCGCACCATTTTCTTGCTACTCATGACAGGCTGGTTCACTTCACTCGGTGCCAGACAAGGCGTCGAGACGTTGAGCGCGAATTCCATCTTGTTCCAATTGCAGTACTTAATCGCCTATTGGTTCAGTGGCATCGGACAAGCATCCACTGTCTTGACCGGTCGTGCGATTGGACAGAAATCGAAAGATGCCTATCGCCTCACGGTCCACATCGGTTTTCGTTTTTTGATCTGGTCAACGATTGGCATCACCATATTGCTGTCGGCGGGACAGAATGGAATCATTCGGATTTTTACCGAGAATGCGACGCTTCGTTCGACGATTGAGTCGTACTATATGTGGATTCTGATTTATCCGCTCGTCGCAGGATTGGCCATGTTGTATGAAGGTATCTTTGCCGGAATCGGAGACGCTCGGCCCGTTCGGAATTCGCTCATCTATGCGTTCACTGTCTTTGCAATCGTAATCATATTGCTCGTCCCAGCTATCGGAAACCATGGGATTTGGATAGCTTTCCTGTGCTTCAGTCTCACTCGGTCAATCTCACTGGTTATGAGTGAACGCAGAAAACGTATCCATCTTTTTTCTTCGTCTCGCCTTTCTTGA
- the pfkB gene encoding 1-phosphofructokinase: MIYTLTLNPSIDYYVTLPEVVLGEVNRIQETTQRAGGKGINVAFVLREYDVDTVALGFVGGTTGDFIKKALTDKGVQTDFVEVDGQTRINVKIRAQEETELNASGPVISDTELERLTRQFDHVQPGDIVVLAGSIPGNLPDTLYRTLAETVRANGAEFVVDTTKEAMLEVLSLKPLMIKPNHHELGELFDTDIETFEQALPYAEQLVERGAQNVIVSFAGDGAMLVNSSGAYTANTPSGKLVNSVGAGDSLVAGFVANILDHDATEAFRYAVTTGSASAYTFGLCTKEDVDRLVGEVSVTPLSRLEETT, encoded by the coding sequence ATGATTTACACGTTAACACTGAACCCCTCAATCGATTATTACGTGACGCTCCCTGAAGTCGTCCTCGGTGAAGTCAACCGGATTCAAGAGACGACGCAGCGGGCCGGAGGAAAAGGCATCAACGTCGCGTTCGTCTTACGTGAATATGACGTCGACACAGTCGCGTTAGGATTCGTCGGCGGCACGACGGGAGACTTCATCAAGAAGGCGCTGACCGACAAAGGCGTCCAAACCGATTTCGTCGAAGTTGATGGTCAGACGCGCATCAACGTCAAGATTCGAGCGCAAGAAGAGACGGAATTGAACGCGAGCGGCCCGGTCATTTCGGACACGGAACTTGAACGGTTGACGCGTCAGTTCGATCACGTTCAACCGGGCGACATCGTCGTCCTCGCCGGAAGCATTCCGGGCAATCTGCCGGATACACTCTACCGCACGCTCGCTGAGACGGTTCGGGCAAACGGTGCCGAGTTCGTCGTCGATACGACGAAAGAAGCGATGCTCGAAGTCCTCTCACTCAAACCGCTCATGATTAAACCGAACCACCATGAACTCGGTGAACTGTTCGATACAGACATCGAGACCTTCGAACAGGCGCTCCCGTATGCGGAGCAGTTGGTCGAACGCGGTGCCCAAAACGTCATCGTCTCATTCGCCGGTGACGGTGCGATGCTCGTTAACAGTTCAGGCGCCTATACGGCGAACACACCGAGCGGCAAACTCGTCAACTCGGTCGGCGCAGGCGATTCACTCGTCGCCGGATTCGTCGCCAACATTCTCGACCACGACGCAACCGAAGCGTTCCGCTATGCGGTCACGACCGGCAGCGCGTCTGCATATACGTTCGGGCTGTGCACAAAAGAAGACGTGGACCGCTTGGTCGGCGAAGTCAGCGTCACCCCACTATCTCGATTGGAGGAAACAACATGA
- a CDS encoding ABC transporter ATP-binding protein, which translates to MLLIDHLSIKQGERLLLQDVSLAIERNEWVCLVGASGSGKSLLVKSILQMLPATLQSTGSIFWNDQEIEAASNTCSIYGCEIGYIPQQYTTSFAPFLTMDAHIRDLFASHDQAYDEDRIRAIMAEVHLSEVLLSRYPGELSGGQLQRFCLLLASILQPKLIIADEITNALDVLTARQVTEWLKAMIGQTSSMLWVTHDLAEAMTYANHILVMKDGRIVDAGDREHLLTSTDPYTKSLLQAAPVLKRKDRLEHVITR; encoded by the coding sequence ATGTTACTCATCGATCACCTTTCCATCAAGCAAGGCGAGCGTTTACTTCTACAAGACGTCTCCCTCGCCATCGAACGAAACGAATGGGTCTGCCTCGTTGGCGCAAGCGGGAGCGGCAAATCGCTTCTCGTCAAATCGATTCTGCAGATGCTTCCAGCCACGCTTCAGTCGACCGGGTCGATTTTTTGGAACGACCAAGAGATCGAAGCGGCTAGTAACACGTGTTCAATTTACGGATGCGAGATTGGCTATATCCCACAACAGTATACGACGTCGTTCGCCCCGTTCTTGACGATGGATGCGCATATTCGAGATTTGTTCGCCAGTCATGACCAGGCGTACGACGAAGACCGAATCCGTGCCATCATGGCCGAAGTTCATTTATCGGAAGTACTATTGTCTCGCTATCCGGGCGAGCTGAGCGGCGGTCAGTTGCAGCGGTTTTGCCTGTTGCTCGCGAGTATTCTTCAGCCGAAGCTCATCATCGCAGACGAAATCACGAACGCGCTCGACGTATTGACGGCTCGGCAGGTCACCGAATGGTTGAAGGCGATGATCGGGCAAACGTCGAGCATGCTGTGGGTCACCCATGACTTGGCCGAGGCGATGACCTATGCCAACCACATTCTCGTCATGAAAGACGGACGCATCGTCGACGCAGGAGACCGCGAACACCTACTCACCTCGACGGACCCGTACACCAAATCCTTACTTCAGGCGGCACCAGTTTTAAAACGGAAGGATCGACTCGAACATGTTATTACACGTTAA
- a CDS encoding alpha/beta hydrolase — translation MERQLNVTTNYGQLAGTWLTHDEPRKTVVLLSGSGPSDRDGNVGPVQFNTYKKLAEALFEMGVNVYRYDKQGIGASEGDFNKVGLHDLLTDAIDVVHEIKRQPEVSDVYVLGHSEGAVIAPAVQLDTNAAGLILLAGFNDSSKKMFLHQADALAKEIGSVKGLKGMFYRLTGVPKKVRQRQDDLLERSLRTNVAAFKYRGQVVNAKWIREHASYDVRERLEHVRVPVLALTGDRDVQVPPEHVHSIRTKGDVDSHIIHDMNHLLVERTSPHALLTLHKEYRDAIEAPLHPELIRRLNDWLMKR, via the coding sequence ATGGAACGACAACTAAACGTGACAACAAATTATGGACAACTGGCTGGTACATGGCTGACCCATGACGAGCCGAGGAAGACGGTCGTCTTGCTCAGCGGGAGCGGGCCGAGCGACCGAGACGGCAACGTCGGTCCGGTCCAGTTCAATACGTATAAAAAATTGGCGGAGGCGCTGTTCGAGATGGGCGTCAACGTCTATCGCTATGACAAGCAAGGCATCGGTGCGTCGGAAGGTGACTTCAATAAAGTCGGGCTGCATGATTTATTGACGGACGCGATCGATGTCGTCCATGAAATAAAACGTCAGCCTGAAGTGAGTGACGTCTATGTGCTCGGGCATAGCGAAGGGGCAGTCATCGCCCCGGCGGTCCAGCTCGACACGAATGCGGCCGGACTAATCCTTCTCGCCGGGTTCAACGACTCGTCGAAGAAGATGTTCCTCCATCAGGCCGACGCGCTGGCGAAAGAAATCGGATCGGTCAAGGGGCTGAAAGGCATGTTTTACCGATTGACCGGCGTGCCGAAAAAAGTTCGCCAGCGTCAAGACGACCTGCTCGAACGGTCGCTGCGGACGAACGTCGCCGCCTTCAAGTACCGCGGCCAAGTCGTCAACGCCAAATGGATTCGCGAGCATGCGTCGTATGACGTCCGCGAACGGCTCGAACACGTGCGGGTCCCGGTGCTCGCCCTGACCGGTGATCGCGACGTCCAAGTCCCACCGGAGCATGTCCATTCGATTCGGACGAAAGGGGACGTCGACAGCCACATCATTCACGATATGAACCACTTGCTCGTCGAACGGACGAGTCCGCACGCCCTCCTCACGTTGCATAAGGAATATCGGGACGCCATTGAAGCGCCACTTCACCCCGAACTCATCCGCCGCTTGAACGATTGGTTGATGAAACGATAA
- the nikA gene encoding nickel ABC transporter substrate-binding protein: protein MKYFLAVICVIPFLFLSACNDSSQSNQHLHFVYNFSTQSLDPHRDSSYVPLRAGVTETLFKLNDKTLSVYPWLARSFEQVNETTWRIYIRENVSFHNGKLLDAQAVKRSLDRSIEENVGLRSALRIKSITSEASSLLIETTTPYPELVNELVHPNTSIIDVTADNAIDQKPVGTGPYHVTSFQPGSNIQLERHDAYWDGQPKLDTVTFTFNEDPGSRTMALRSGEADIVYRPEIEMIDTLEQDGLIVDKAETFRVHQLTMNLEREHMQSLAMRRLIDSLINREQIVDGILNGYASPAVGPFLPSFPFAPAYPSDEAEDIADLLEQDGYEQVDGLLTKDGNPVQLKLLTYNARPDLPLIAQLIQSDAKQVGITIDIQMIDTPEEYMASERDWDLATYSNLTAPRGDGGYYLNATFHPDGALNFSGVEDTALTQMIDRLNQTVDRDQRDQMTEGIAQYVDERVINSFLVHPSTNVALKDNVRGWVTEKSEYYMITKDLEVL, encoded by the coding sequence ATGAAATATTTCCTTGCAGTTATATGTGTAATCCCTTTCCTATTTCTATCCGCCTGCAACGACTCAAGCCAAAGCAATCAGCATTTGCATTTCGTCTATAATTTCTCGACGCAATCACTCGACCCGCATCGTGACTCTAGCTACGTGCCGCTTCGAGCCGGCGTTACCGAAACACTGTTCAAACTGAATGATAAGACGTTATCCGTCTATCCTTGGCTCGCCCGATCGTTCGAACAAGTGAATGAAACGACGTGGCGCATTTACATACGAGAAAACGTGTCGTTCCACAATGGAAAGCTGCTCGACGCACAGGCGGTCAAACGTTCACTCGACCGCTCCATCGAAGAGAATGTCGGGTTACGTAGCGCGTTGCGCATCAAATCAATCACGTCGGAAGCATCAAGCCTCCTCATTGAGACGACCACACCATATCCAGAACTCGTCAATGAACTCGTCCATCCGAACACATCGATCATCGATGTCACGGCGGATAATGCCATCGATCAAAAACCTGTCGGGACCGGCCCTTATCACGTGACGTCGTTCCAACCTGGCTCGAACATTCAACTGGAACGACATGACGCCTACTGGGACGGACAGCCGAAACTCGATACGGTGACGTTCACGTTCAATGAAGATCCGGGCTCGCGGACGATGGCGCTCCGGTCCGGCGAAGCAGATATCGTCTATCGTCCCGAAATCGAGATGATCGACACATTAGAACAGGACGGGCTCATCGTCGATAAAGCCGAAACGTTCCGTGTCCATCAACTGACGATGAACCTGGAACGTGAACACATGCAGTCACTTGCCATGCGTCGACTCATCGACTCGCTCATCAACCGCGAGCAAATCGTTGACGGCATCTTGAACGGCTACGCCTCACCTGCTGTCGGGCCGTTCTTACCATCGTTCCCGTTTGCCCCTGCCTACCCTTCTGATGAGGCGGAAGACATTGCCGACTTGCTTGAACAAGACGGTTATGAGCAGGTTGATGGGTTATTGACGAAAGACGGTAACCCGGTCCAGTTGAAACTGTTGACGTATAACGCCCGTCCTGATTTACCGCTCATCGCACAGTTGATTCAATCTGATGCAAAACAAGTCGGGATTACCATCGATATTCAAATGATTGACACACCCGAAGAATATATGGCATCCGAGCGAGATTGGGACTTGGCGACGTATAGCAACTTGACCGCACCTCGCGGCGATGGCGGCTATTATTTGAACGCCACGTTCCATCCCGACGGTGCATTGAATTTCAGCGGTGTAGAAGATACGGCGCTGACACAGATGATTGACCGCTTGAATCAGACGGTCGACCGTGATCAACGCGACCAAATGACCGAAGGGATCGCACAATATGTCGATGAGCGCGTCATCAATTCCTTCTTGGTCCACCCTTCAACAAATGTCGCTTTGAAAGACAACGTCCGTGGGTGGGTCACTGAAAAGAGTGAATATTATATGATCACAAAAGACTTGGAAGTGTTGTGA
- a CDS encoding DeoR/GlpR family DNA-binding transcription regulator, with the protein MLTKQRHQLILQRLSEQKIVKLKELVELTASSESTIRRDLTDLEAEGYLERVHGGATLVARDEEEPTFEEKRDQHVDEKVAIARKAATFIEDGMSVYLDAGTTTQAMVPFLDGKDVIVVTNSLPIANDLFDLDIKTFVIGGELKRSTQALVGYNARESMMNYRVDLAFLGINGVDLEAGYTTPDPEEALVKKTAIELAREAYILADDSKFGKRSFSRVAPLEAATLVTWSDSTSVSSIQSITKVVNAK; encoded by the coding sequence ATGTTAACGAAACAACGACATCAACTGATTTTGCAACGTCTGTCGGAGCAAAAGATTGTCAAACTGAAAGAATTGGTCGAGTTGACGGCATCGTCGGAGTCGACGATTCGCCGGGATTTGACCGACCTCGAAGCCGAAGGTTATCTCGAACGGGTTCACGGCGGCGCAACGCTCGTGGCCCGCGACGAAGAGGAGCCGACGTTCGAGGAGAAACGAGATCAGCACGTCGATGAAAAAGTCGCGATTGCACGGAAGGCCGCGACATTCATTGAGGACGGGATGTCCGTCTATCTCGATGCCGGGACGACGACGCAAGCGATGGTTCCTTTCTTAGACGGAAAAGACGTGATCGTCGTGACGAACAGTTTACCAATCGCCAACGACTTGTTCGACCTCGATATCAAGACGTTCGTGATCGGTGGTGAGTTGAAACGGTCGACACAGGCACTCGTCGGCTATAACGCTCGAGAGAGCATGATGAACTATCGGGTCGACCTCGCTTTTCTTGGCATCAATGGCGTCGACCTAGAGGCTGGGTATACAACCCCAGACCCGGAAGAGGCACTCGTTAAAAAAACAGCAATCGAACTGGCTCGCGAGGCGTACATTTTGGCGGATGATTCAAAATTCGGGAAACGTTCGTTCAGTCGGGTGGCTCCGCTCGAAGCGGCTACACTCGTCACATGGAGCGACTCGACAAGCGTCAGTTCAATTCAATCAATCACAAAGGTGGTGAACGCCAAATGA
- a CDS encoding ABC transporter ATP-binding protein gives MLLHVKNVSKNYNDQPVLRDVTFTVQAGESVGLIGASGSGKSTLSRCILGLESIDAGEIRLRDLSWQTASRKEIKSMRQRVQAVFQDSSESFNPRWTLTDSILEPLRHFRMIEPSEEATKLAHLCDIVQLPHACMTSYPRELSGGQKQRAAIARSLSLNPQLVLLDEATTALDTLTQHHIVEMLQSYHRDQSTAFLIISHDLSVVSKLCDRILVLSEGMIVDAFHCHELFDGSRHPYTIELRDAFVEKGRFLNGLN, from the coding sequence ATGTTATTACACGTTAAAAACGTCTCGAAGAACTATAATGACCAGCCCGTGCTACGTGACGTGACGTTCACGGTTCAGGCTGGCGAATCGGTCGGTTTGATTGGGGCGAGCGGAAGTGGGAAGAGCACATTGTCCCGATGTATTCTCGGACTGGAGTCAATCGATGCGGGCGAGATTCGCTTGCGTGACCTGTCTTGGCAGACCGCTTCACGTAAAGAAATCAAGTCAATGAGGCAACGCGTTCAAGCCGTGTTTCAAGATAGCTCCGAGTCATTCAATCCGCGATGGACGCTAACAGACTCAATTTTGGAGCCGCTTCGTCATTTCCGAATGATTGAACCGAGTGAAGAAGCGACCAAGTTGGCCCATTTATGTGATATCGTGCAACTTCCACACGCATGCATGACTTCGTATCCACGAGAGTTGAGTGGAGGACAAAAGCAACGGGCCGCCATCGCCAGGTCACTTAGCCTCAATCCTCAACTCGTTCTGTTAGACGAAGCGACTACAGCGCTCGACACGCTCACCCAACATCATATCGTCGAGATGCTACAGTCCTATCATCGCGACCAATCCACGGCGTTTTTAATCATCTCTCACGATTTATCGGTCGTGTCTAAATTGTGTGACCGTATCCTCGTCTTGTCCGAAGGGATGATTGTTGATGCGTTCCATTGCCATGAATTATTCGACGGTTCGCGTCACCCTTACACGATTGAACTGCGTGACGCCTTCGTCGAGAAAGGTCGTTTTTTGAATGGTCTCAACTAA
- a CDS encoding ABC transporter permease: MKRFVARKSLEWGLAFLVFTFFSFLLLRLVPGDPVLYLLKVDELNVDVDEIDRLREELGFTAPVWVQYVNWLKQVLQLNLGNSLITGQPVTQLFMDNYAATFELAAGGIFVAIGLAVPLGTVSAFQPKSVSAKLATGLSIVGSSVPSFLIGLVMMYVFAVSLQWFPVMGRNGWDSLILPSLTLGIAVGGVYIRLIRSTLLDVIASDYVTMARVRGICSRTVLIRYIARAALPPVISMFGVSVASLMGGVVVLEVLFAYPGVGKLMVDSVLRRDFPVLQGYLVFTTCLVASVNLVTNGMLRLLQPHLYRKDVSR; the protein is encoded by the coding sequence ATGAAGCGATTCGTGGCACGTAAATCACTTGAGTGGGGACTAGCCTTTCTAGTCTTCACTTTTTTCAGTTTCCTGCTTCTCCGTCTCGTTCCGGGGGACCCCGTCCTCTATTTACTAAAAGTCGATGAATTGAACGTCGATGTCGACGAGATTGACCGCCTCCGCGAGGAGCTAGGGTTCACTGCTCCGGTTTGGGTCCAATACGTGAATTGGCTCAAGCAAGTTTTGCAATTGAATTTAGGAAACTCGCTCATCACGGGACAACCGGTGACTCAATTGTTTATGGACAACTATGCTGCTACGTTCGAACTTGCCGCCGGAGGGATCTTTGTGGCGATTGGGCTCGCCGTGCCGCTCGGCACCGTCAGTGCGTTCCAACCAAAGTCTGTCTCTGCCAAGCTCGCGACGGGACTGTCAATCGTCGGATCATCGGTCCCAAGCTTTTTAATCGGATTGGTCATGATGTATGTGTTCGCCGTGTCCCTTCAATGGTTTCCCGTGATGGGTCGAAACGGTTGGGACAGTCTGATCTTACCGTCTCTGACCTTAGGGATTGCCGTAGGCGGTGTCTACATCCGGCTCATCCGGTCGACCTTACTCGACGTGATAGCGTCTGATTACGTCACGATGGCGAGAGTTCGCGGAATCTGTTCCAGAACGGTATTGATTCGCTATATCGCCCGCGCAGCGTTACCGCCTGTCATCTCAATGTTCGGCGTGAGCGTGGCAAGTCTTATGGGTGGTGTCGTCGTACTCGAAGTGTTGTTCGCCTATCCCGGGGTAGGCAAATTGATGGTGGATTCTGTATTGCGGCGCGACTTCCCAGTTTTACAAGGCTATCTGGTCTTCACAACTTGTTTAGTCGCGAGCGTCAACCTTGTGACCAATGGAATGTTACGTCTGCTCCAACCTCACCTTTACCGAAAGGATGTGTCGCGATGA